A part of Drosophila bipectinata strain 14024-0381.07 chromosome 3L, DbipHiC1v2, whole genome shotgun sequence genomic DNA contains:
- the LOC108131672 gene encoding speract receptor, whose protein sequence is MLASPCPAPTGIRAANPSPCLVALVLAALSQFCPARAEVFTLGYLTGSQRRPGNLDYHRPGLTISGAISLAVEQVNMGALRDRGHTLEFVVAETFGEEVTSIRQTAALWTQQVAAYIGPQETCVHEGRMAAAFNLPMISYYCTHRDPSNKADFPTFARTRPPDTQISKSVVALLLAFNWTQVTFLYLDDAIGQYQPVAETILNTLAVSGVSIRDVRTWNTIYHHGFMANPFEALVEQTHVNTRIYLILGHYYEHVGLMVSLQNRGLLSRGDYFVVGIDIEQYEPAKPEKYLRGLLLEEVDPIAAQAFQSYLGIVPTAPVAFATFANEVNKYMERPPFNFPNPLGVFGAAKQISAEAAYLYDAVHLYAKALMEVMDSGGRPRNGSAIVAAIKGSRYRSAMGYHVYIDENGDAAGNYTVLARGKVRNGRNQTVLGLRPVGTFSHRNISLSSTSETLPDLNLFVPIDWVGGARPAAAPRCGFSGEKCVNYTGEISAAIAGGALLLLGLVSLVFYRNWRYEQELDSLLWKIDFREVQMHENERDQQSQKQTRSTHPLIRTSQVSLSSNPDADFRYTTIFTPIGLYKGQLYAIKKLRKKGVEITREMKKELKLLRDTRHDNICAFIGACTDPPNICIISEYCTRGSLKDILENEDVKLDNMFVASMVADIIRGVIYLHESPVRFHGALCTSNCLVDSRWVVKLTDFGLFAFKQGIEDNSTDMQHMSAKCLKLLYRAPELLRQGPASLVMGTQRGDAYSFGILLYEMHVRRGPFGETGLTSMQCLQKVLHPQDKMHPYRPSLQPLETAFDCVSECLRECWAERPEERPDFKTIRAKLRPLRKGMRPNIFDNMMAMMEKYANNLEALVDDRTDQLQEEKKKTDALLHEMLPRCVADQLKKGHKVDPEHYEQVSIYFSDIVGFTAMSAECTPLQVVDFLNDLYTCFDSIIGHYDVYKVETIGDAYMVVSGLPLRNGDLHAAEIATMSLHLLSAVSEFKIRHRPTNRLLLRIGIHSGPVCAGVVGLKMPRYCLFGDTVNTASRMESSGVPLKIHCSWQCKQLLERLGGYYFQERGLISMKGKGDQRTYWLQGEDEDARNRRTYERSQRRGSRALNKFIQGTIKQAQEHANDYGIRSSLKQKNLPRNSLARSSSLESPKKLRFAAGSLLEHHRYHSDEALLEVDSYTGLRRSSGGSVHSRYEETTLSQTVSCQSIEVLSVQYSQRRPSSYPTANTPLLMNHIEV, encoded by the exons ATGTTGGCGTCCCCCTGCCCTGCCCCCACTGGAATCCGCGCTGCAAACCCCTCTCCCTGTCTGGTTGCCCTGGTGTTGGCTGCTCTCAGCCAGTTCTGCCCCGCCCGCGCCGAGGTCTTTACACTGGGCTACCTAACGGGCTCGCAGAGGCGTCCGGGTAACCTGGACTACCACCGACCCGGCCTCACCATTTCTGGCGCCATATCGCTGGCCGTGGAACAGGTGAATATGGGCGCTCTGCGGGACCGCGGCCACACACTGGAGTTCGTGGTGGCCGAGACCTTTGGCGAAGAGGTCACCAGCATCCGCCAGACGGCAGCGCTCTGGACCCAGCAGGTGGCTGCTTACATCGGACCCCAGGAGACATGTGTCCATGAGGGTCGCATGGCCGCCGCTTTCAACCTGCCCATGATATCATAC TACTGCACCCATCGAGATCCATCAAACAAAGCCGACTTTCCGACATTTGCCCGGACGCGGCCTCCCGACACCCAGATCTCCAAGTCGGTGGTGGCGCTGCTTCTGGCCTTCAACTGGACGCAGGTGACCTTCCTGTACTTGGACGACGCCATTGGTCAGTACCAGCCCGTAGCTGAGACCATTTTGAACACCCTGGCTGTATCCGGCGTGAGCATCAGGGACGTCCGCACCTGGAACACCATATATCACCACGGCTTTATGGCCAATCCCTTCGAGGCTTTAGTGGAGCAGACACACGTCAACACAAGGA TCTACCTGATCCTGGGCCACTACTATGAACACGTCGGGCTCATGGTCAGCCTCCAGAATCGGGGCCTGCTTTCGAGAGGCGACTACTTTGTGGTGGGCATAGACATCGAGCAATATGAGCCGGCCAAGCCAGAAAAGTACTTGCGCGGACTGTTGCTGGAGGAGGTGGATCCGATTGCCGCACAGGCCTTCCAGTCCTATTTGGGCATTGTGCCGACGGCGCCCGTCGCCTTTGCCACGTTCGCCAACGAG GTCAACAAATACATGGAGCGACCGCCATTCAATTTCCCCAACCCCCTGGGCGTGTTTGGCGCCGCTAAGCAG ATAAGCGCCGAGGCAGCCTATCTCTACGACGCCGTCCATCTGTACGCCAAGGCCCTGATGGAAGTGATGGACTCGGGAGGCAGGCCCAGGAACGGAAGCGCCATTGTGGCGGCCATTAAGGGCTCCCGATACCGCAGCGCCATGGG TTATCACGTGTACATCGATGAGAACGGAGACGCGGCGGGCAACTACACAGTATTAGCCAGAGGAAAGGTGCGGAATGGGCGCAACCAGACGGTCCTCGGACTGCGGCCCGTGGGCACTTTCAGTCACAGGAACATCAGTCTCAGCAGCACGAGCGAGACATTGCCG GATCTGAATTTGTTTGTCCCCATCGACTGGGTTGGCGGTGCGCGCCCTGCGGCGGCTCCTCGCTGCGGCTTTAGCGGCGAAAAGTGTGTTA ATTATACAGGAGAAATCTCGGCAGCGATAGCGGGAGGAGCTCTGCTTCTGTTGGGATTAGTTTCGCTGGTTTTCTACAGGAACTGGCGCTACGAGCAGGAGCTGGACAGCCTGCTTTGGAAGATTGACTTCCGCGAGGTGCAGATGCATGAGAACGAGAGGGATCAACAGAGCCAAAAGCAGACTCGC tcTACGCATCCGCTGATCCGCACCAGTCAGGTGAGCCTGAGCTCCAATCCCGATGCAGATTTCCGCTACACGACCATCTTTACACCCATCGGCCTCTACAAGGGCCAGCTATACGCCATCAAGAAGCTCCGGAAGAAGGGCGTCGAGATAACGCGCGAGATGAAGAAGGAGTTGAAGTTG CTACGCGACACCCGGCACGACAATATCTGCGCCTTTATAGGCGCCTGCACGGACCCGCCCAACATTTGCATCATCAGCGAATACTGCACTCGGGGCAGTCTTAAG GACATTCTGGAGAACGAGGACGTCAAGCTGGACAACATGTTCGTTGCCTCCATGGTGGCTGACATTATACGC GGCGTCATCTATTTGCACGAGTCGCCCGTTCGCTTCCATGGCGCTCTGTGCACTTCCAACTGCTTGGTGGACTCTCGGTGGGTGGTCAAGCTGACGGACTTCGGCTTGTTCGCCTTTAAGCAGGGCATTGAGGACAACTCCACGGACATGCAGCACATGTCGGCAAAGTGTCTAA AGTTACTATATCGAGCCCCGGAACTTCTCCGACAGGGGCCCGCTTCTCTGGTCATGGGAACCCAGCGCGGGGACGCGTACTCCTTTGGAATTCTGCTGTACGAGATGCACGTGCGCCGCGGTCCGTTCGGGGAAACTGGCTTAACGTCCATGCAGTGCTTGCAGAAGGTGCTCCATCCGCAGGACAAGATGCATCCCTACCGACCCTCTCTCCAGCCTCTGGAGACAGCCTTTGACTGCGTCAGCGAATGCCTGCGCGAGTGCTGGGCGGAGCGGCCGGAAGAGAGACCCGACTTCAAGACCATTCGGGCCAAGCTGCGTCCGCTTCGGAAGGGCATGAGACCCAATATTTTCGATAACATGATGGCCATGATGGAGAAATACGCCAACAATCTTGAGGCCCTCGTCGACGACCGCACGGATCAGCTCCAAGAGGAAAAGAAGAAGACCGACGCCCTGCTGCACGAGATGCTGCCGCGTTGTGTGGCTGATCAGCTCAAGAAGGGCCACAAGGTGGACCCCGAGCACTACGAACAGGTGAGCATCTACTTCAGCGATATTGTCGGCTTTACGGCCATGTCCGCCGAGTGCACGCCGCTGCAGGTCGTGGACTTCCTCAACGACCTCTACACCTGCTTTGACTCGATTATCGGCCACTACGACGTCTACAAGGTGGAGACCATAGGCGACGCCTACATGGTCGTCTCTGGGCTGCCCCTGCGCAACGGCGACCTCCACGCGGCggagatagccaccatgtcgCTTCATCTATTAAGCGCAGTTTCCGAGTTCAAGATTCGCCACCGACCCACCAACCGCCTGCTTCTGCGAATAGGCATTCACTCGGGACCTGTCTGCGCCGGAGTGGTTGGGCTAAAGATGCCGCGCTATTGCCTCTTCGGAGACACCGTCAACACGGCATCGCGGATGGAGTCCAGCGGTGTGCCCCTAAAGATCCACTGCAGCTGGCAGTGCAAGCAACTGCTGGAGCGCCTGGGAGGCTACTATTTTCAAGAGCGAGGCTTGATTTCCATGAAAGGAAAGGGTGACCAGCGCACCTATTGGCTGCAAGGAGAGGACGAGGACGCGCGCAATCGGCGCACCTACGAAAGATCCCAGCGACGGGGGTCGCGGGCGCTAAACAAATTCATCCAAGGCACAATAAAGCAGGCC